The Methanobrevibacter sp. sequence TTTCCAAAATGGAGAATTTACAGAACCTGACATAACCATAAACGAAATGATCATTAGACATGCAAAAAGGATGATGAAGAGAAACCCTGACTTGCGTGAAGAGGAAGCAACCGGTTTGCTTTGCAACTTCCTTCCAAACCTAAAGAGATGGAATCCAAATCCTGACGATGAAATCGATGAGGATGAGGAACCTGTCATGGGTTACAGAGGAAATGCCAAAGACATGTTCTAATCAAAACAAGATTTTTGAATTTATAGAAGTTTTCATTAAAGTTTTAACTTCTATATCACTAATTTTTTTAAAAATTTAAAATCAATGAAAAGACTAAAATTTACTAATTTTTTTAAAAATTTAAAAATAGAAAAAATAGCTATTAAATAAACTGTTTTTAAGATTAATTTTAAAAAAAA is a genomic window containing:
- a CDS encoding zinc ribbon domain-containing protein, which gives rise to MGFCNSCGRPMGRNDCGTNEDGSQNMDYCKDCFQNGEFTEPDITINEMIIRHAKRMMKRNPDLREEEATGLLCNFLPNLKRWNPNPDDEIDEDEEPVMGYRGNAKDMF